A region from the Variovorax paradoxus genome encodes:
- a CDS encoding hemagglutinin repeat-containing protein has protein sequence MNKNFHRVIWSAARAMRVVVHEAATTTGKGSSKAITITKGVFAGVAAVAPILLGFSLAGLLAAPYAQAQIVANPMAPGALRPTILVAPNGVGVVNITTPSAAGVSRNQYIQFDVNGRGVIVNNARSNVQSQLGGWINGNPYLATGPARVILNEVNSSNPSYVNGPVEIAGQRAEFILANPSGIAVNGGTFINSSRVTLTTGTPQFNALGGLDAYVVRGGNVTVGSGGLDATRADLLTLISRGVVVNGGIWANDLKLVAGANVVSADAMNVTPTTGTGPAPSYAIDVAQLGGMYAGHIQLLANEAGIGVRNAGAIQASASAGVAGLAGLGQLVVTSAGRLENTGTIQVTANANLSASALANSGTVSGGSNLKVTTQENLTNALNGAGGTLEGQGIQLASTAGDIDNRGGTIRQTSGVALTLAAPTVSNTRGGVIGLEPAPAPTAGTGGTAGTGTTSGGTTGTGSTSSGGTTTATGGTTTTTTAPVPIEPGTITAAGALRNDGGKIYAGGPITLQSANLINSGGTLSVASMALSQPSFSNHGGTLNVSSAFTGSLGTFDNSAGTLNAGSLDIATSGDVVNTDGVLTSATDANLSVGGTLENTRGTITATGALTANVAGAISNTGGTLASNQALALTGQSLNNSQGTIQSAGGNVQLTLGQQLLNTDGHIASGTNLAIQTGSLEGSSGHLQSTGDLSITAAQGLSATGTTVAGGNAMLQGAFVDLSGSQTGAANIAITATQGNVTTSGATVATPGTLAITANAQLGQTLVNSAGQLNAGQLQINVSNLANTNGGQIVQTGTGATVLAVSGGIDNSNGRIASNGQDLSLSGATITNTGGGIEHAGTGTLSIAGGSYSGANGQITGNGALAVAVSGAFNQDGGTTYARQIDLSAGSLSNQGGSLVQAGSGATTLAVGGLLNNNAGTIASNGPIAASAGSMSNQGGTLQAAGSSDLSLTVANQLDNSAGGKILAGGNATVAAGSLKNDAGSLTAVGDLAVTVAGAATNVGGTLAANGNTTLTAGTLDNSSGTTAAVTGNLSATTTGATTNNGGTLQAGGAATLSNGGLINQSGKVFGNSLSVNTHGNTLDNTQGTLAATTTVATSSGMLLNDAGLIQSSGTMTVNTNGQSLSNTHAAGYTNGQGGITSGGALDLKTGAINNATGFIGAKNTLTASTQAFSNAGGGVVLGQSTVAINTNGSTYDNSGGQTLAAGDLGIAAGTLTNTGGLIRSAATTTLNAGSVVNTNTRGTDQGIEGRNVAIGTGNLNNNAGAIRADLNATITSGGTVDNTNGLISAGDTLKIVDPNAATPSAKTLNLINTGGTLVADKSLQIDAATFSGDGQLVSGQDLSVALTQDIVNNAEVIANGNLSYTTTGHFTNNGKLLAGQTLTVVGHDIDNTANAEMSGTNTTVNAAGTLTNRGLIDSAGTTRLNAGAVNNVGTGRIYGNDISIAAGTLLNDIETLDGVTKSGTIATRNTLNIGAATITNREHALIFSGGDMAIGGALDAAGKATGQGGTLNNLSATIESLGNMSISMAQINNWDTHIKLGPQATTTTQVVSVAPVGGGGFYTLDQVVVIPGQPFVWARNPDGSTGALLYSNGYGIWTTTSTTTADTAINADPALISSGGDMTLVGAVYNRDSRIIAGGTLTAANVTNEALKGNYRTTSFSTVVNDKGQQQPIVLGPTKNGTVDVGAFEYIDHVNATSGYNPGTAATGSTGASGGGAGSATGGTRTGTIVEVAANVGGVAGAGGAGAGASGGANGGSGQAIPLVVRTSTPNVGLPTASLFSLHAGPGGYLVETDPRFANYRAWLSSDYLLNSLGLDPNHTLKRLGDGFYEQKLIREQVAQLTGYRFLDGFSSDEDQYTALMNAGVTFAKQYGLRPGVALTAAQMAQLTSDIVWLVEQTVTLPDGSTQRVLVPQVYVRVRPGDIDGSGALLSADATVIKSSGDLVNTGTIAGRTLVSINAENVNNLAGGRIAGGSIGINARNDINNIGASITASDAAVLTAGRDINVRTTTASGATGNSNIDRVAGVYVANPGGVLIASAGRDVNLVGAALTSAGAASVGAGRNINLGTVTESSTASALGQGIAGLASQSREVGSVIQGQDNVRLAAGNDINIRAGAVASVDGALIATAKNDINLTAGQSTTSVSTATQKSSKSLFKKSSSSTFDSTSTTDVLSSSLSGKTVAVVAGNDINLQAAQLHSDEAMGLSAGRDINLTTANRTNQEMHAAQSRSSGTVFGQALAGATFAGDATAIAIAGNKKSSNHAEASISTQAIGTSISAGSLQTVSGRDTTLQGATVVTDNDITMMSGRNLTIESAQNTRVETSYDANGKSGMVGTWYNPAIGNVKGSQASATASTTQQASQVASLAGNVTLVAGNEYRQMASSIMAAGQAGPLVGGDVNILAKNVVINEAYNTTQTVTLDKSSSTIVGGSASFMGVSTDTLKGASSTIKAMGDTGDGRMQALGAVNLAMSGKQAYDAAQAIGGTGQLSYGVSVNVSRNTSQSQSFTNSSEAVGSSVVGANNVNIVATGGGKGSNIQAIGSTIAAGNTVNLAADNDVILEASRNTSLTAGRNESHGANVGVTFGAGAQNGFSIQLGVSNGKGKNDQNDVSYNATQVSGGKAVNINSGGDLNMRGATVEANRVTADVGGNLNIESLQDISVGQSRQSSSGFNVSLCIPPICYGVVATVGASAAGAKANGVFVSPAVQSGIKAGDGGFDVKVAGNTDLKGAVIESTQAAIDAGKNSFSTGGALTMSDLQNVSQSSGSSYSVSGSVGVGYTEAPKAATDAAPAKEMYSAWSGPNSRPGGGAGVGSVSGSNQNSVTRSGISGIAGDQSVRTDNNASAGTLIKDWNTQTIIKDVQAQAQLSAQFGQNASKAVGEYANGKMKEASDLYDRAAGEADPEKKAALYAQADQLENNWKEGGAYRIAAHAAVGGLTGGAGGAAGAAASSIAIPAIGEQIANLDLPVPIKQALVMATGAAIGAAAGGTAGAAGAFNETSNNYLTATDLRNRQQKIDGCRARKDPACEVDVLRAYDLRSAVNTGELKGSSLIEKMGLESVRAGLEQLLLDPAANDETKVQARRSLKEVNTAINVIDKAPVLKDAAAVGLIAVDVATLGELAIAKALTTGIVKEFVLSRTGKAISDDAAARIANNFYRDGTASPQALATTSGTIIQPNPSKTTTVLGTFRDDMDNIINTQMQIPSLPNFAAPKPGGFNVLNVPGDVFEQMNKISPTAFWDQVNKPFLDAAIARGDDIVLATAPDPTKAWNMFKPDGSLTGFGREVQYLQGNGYTYNAFTGKMVRP, from the coding sequence ATGAACAAGAATTTCCACCGGGTGATCTGGAGTGCCGCGCGCGCGATGCGCGTCGTCGTTCACGAGGCGGCGACCACCACCGGTAAGGGCTCTTCCAAGGCGATCACGATCACCAAGGGCGTGTTCGCCGGCGTTGCAGCCGTTGCGCCCATATTGTTGGGTTTCTCGCTCGCGGGACTGCTGGCGGCGCCCTATGCGCAAGCCCAGATCGTCGCCAACCCCATGGCTCCCGGCGCCCTGCGCCCCACGATCCTCGTGGCGCCGAACGGCGTGGGTGTCGTCAACATCACCACGCCCTCGGCCGCCGGCGTTTCCAGAAACCAATACATCCAGTTCGACGTTAACGGCCGGGGCGTCATCGTCAACAACGCACGAAGCAATGTGCAGAGCCAGTTGGGCGGCTGGATCAATGGCAACCCCTATTTGGCCACCGGCCCGGCGCGCGTCATCCTCAACGAGGTGAACTCCTCCAATCCGTCGTACGTCAACGGCCCGGTGGAAATCGCGGGCCAGCGCGCGGAGTTCATCCTGGCCAACCCGTCCGGCATCGCCGTGAACGGCGGCACCTTCATCAACTCTTCTCGCGTGACCCTGACGACCGGCACGCCGCAGTTCAATGCCTTGGGCGGCCTGGACGCCTATGTGGTACGCGGCGGCAATGTCACCGTGGGCAGCGGCGGGCTCGACGCGACCCGCGCCGACCTGCTCACGCTGATCTCGCGCGGGGTGGTCGTCAACGGCGGAATCTGGGCCAACGACCTCAAGCTGGTGGCCGGGGCCAATGTGGTGAGCGCCGATGCGATGAACGTCACGCCCACGACCGGCACCGGTCCCGCGCCGAGCTACGCCATTGACGTGGCGCAGCTCGGCGGCATGTATGCCGGGCACATCCAGTTGCTGGCGAATGAGGCCGGCATCGGTGTGCGCAACGCGGGCGCGATCCAGGCCTCGGCAAGCGCCGGCGTGGCGGGCCTTGCCGGGCTCGGTCAACTCGTCGTGACTTCGGCCGGCCGACTCGAGAACACCGGCACGATCCAGGTCACGGCCAATGCGAACCTCTCGGCCTCGGCGCTCGCCAACAGCGGCACTGTCTCGGGCGGCAGCAACCTCAAGGTCACGACACAAGAGAATCTGACCAACGCGCTCAACGGAGCCGGCGGCACGCTCGAAGGCCAAGGCATTCAACTCGCCAGCACGGCAGGCGACATCGACAACCGCGGCGGCACCATCCGCCAGACCAGCGGCGTGGCGCTGACCCTTGCTGCGCCCACGGTGAGCAACACCCGCGGCGGAGTGATCGGTCTCGAGCCCGCCCCGGCGCCGACGGCTGGAACGGGCGGAACGGCCGGCACCGGCACCACTTCGGGCGGCACCACCGGCACGGGATCGACCTCGTCCGGCGGCACCACGACGGCGACCGGCGGGACGACAACCACGACCACTGCGCCGGTGCCCATCGAGCCGGGCACCATCACCGCCGCCGGAGCGCTTCGCAACGATGGCGGCAAGATCTACGCGGGCGGCCCGATCACGCTGCAAAGCGCCAACCTGATCAACAGCGGCGGCACCTTGAGCGTCGCGAGCATGGCGCTGAGCCAGCCGAGCTTCTCCAACCACGGGGGCACCCTGAACGTCTCCAGCGCGTTCACCGGCAGCCTGGGCACCTTCGACAACTCGGCAGGGACGCTGAACGCCGGCAGCCTGGACATCGCCACCAGCGGCGACGTCGTGAACACCGACGGCGTGCTGACCAGCGCGACCGACGCGAACCTCTCCGTGGGCGGCACACTCGAGAACACGCGAGGAACGATCACGGCGACTGGTGCGCTGACCGCCAACGTGGCTGGCGCGATCAGCAACACGGGCGGCACCCTGGCCTCCAACCAGGCCCTGGCACTCACCGGCCAGTCCCTGAACAACAGCCAAGGCACCATTCAGTCGGCTGGCGGTAACGTCCAGCTCACCCTCGGCCAGCAGTTGCTGAACACCGATGGCCATATCGCCAGCGGCACGAACCTCGCGATCCAGACCGGCAGCCTCGAGGGCAGCAGCGGGCACCTTCAGAGCACCGGCGACCTGTCCATCACCGCCGCGCAGGGCCTGAGCGCCACCGGCACCACCGTCGCGGGCGGCAACGCCATGCTGCAAGGCGCCTTCGTCGATCTCTCCGGCAGCCAGACCGGCGCCGCCAATATCGCGATCACCGCCACCCAGGGCAACGTGACCACCAGCGGCGCCACCGTGGCCACGCCCGGCACCCTGGCCATCACGGCCAACGCACAACTCGGCCAGACGCTCGTGAACAGCGCCGGCCAGCTGAACGCCGGCCAACTGCAGATCAATGTCTCGAACCTCGCCAACACCAACGGCGGCCAGATCGTGCAGACCGGCACCGGCGCCACAGTGCTCGCCGTCAGCGGCGGCATCGACAACTCGAACGGCCGCATCGCCAGCAACGGCCAGGACCTGAGCCTCAGTGGCGCCACCATCACCAACACCGGCGGCGGCATCGAACATGCCGGCACCGGCACGCTCAGCATCGCCGGTGGCAGCTACAGCGGCGCCAACGGCCAGATCACCGGCAACGGCGCACTGGCAGTGGCTGTGTCCGGTGCGTTCAATCAGGACGGCGGCACCACCTACGCCCGGCAGATCGACCTGAGCGCGGGATCCCTGAGCAACCAGGGCGGCAGCCTCGTGCAGGCCGGCAGCGGCGCCACCACGCTGGCCGTGGGCGGGCTGCTGAACAACAACGCGGGCACCATCGCCAGCAACGGCCCCATCGCCGCGAGTGCAGGGTCGATGAGCAACCAAGGCGGCACGCTGCAGGCGGCCGGCAGTTCCGACCTGAGCCTCACGGTCGCCAACCAGCTCGACAACTCGGCTGGCGGCAAGATCCTCGCGGGCGGCAACGCCACCGTCGCGGCCGGCAGCCTCAAGAACGACGCCGGAAGTTTGACGGCTGTCGGGGACCTGGCCGTCACGGTCGCCGGGGCCGCGACCAACGTCGGCGGCACACTGGCGGCCAACGGCAACACCACGCTGACAGCCGGCACGCTGGACAACAGCAGCGGCACGACCGCGGCCGTCACCGGCAACCTGAGCGCCACGACCACCGGTGCGACGACCAACAACGGCGGCACCTTGCAAGCCGGCGGCGCCGCCACCTTGAGCAATGGCGGCCTGATCAACCAATCGGGCAAGGTCTTCGGCAACAGCCTGTCCGTGAACACCCACGGCAACACGCTGGACAACACGCAAGGCACCCTGGCCGCGACCACCACGGTAGCCACCAGTTCGGGAATGCTCTTGAACGACGCCGGCCTGATCCAGTCGAGCGGGACCATGACCGTCAACACGAACGGTCAAAGCCTGAGCAACACCCATGCGGCCGGCTACACCAACGGCCAGGGCGGCATCACCAGCGGCGGCGCGCTCGACCTGAAGACCGGCGCCATCAACAACGCTACCGGCTTCATCGGCGCGAAGAACACGTTGACCGCCAGCACCCAGGCGTTCTCCAACGCGGGCGGCGGCGTGGTGCTCGGGCAGTCCACCGTCGCCATCAACACCAATGGAAGCACCTACGACAACAGCGGCGGCCAGACCCTGGCCGCGGGCGATCTGGGCATCGCCGCAGGAACGCTGACCAACACCGGTGGCCTGATCCGCTCGGCGGCCACGACGACGCTGAACGCCGGCAGCGTCGTCAATACGAACACGCGCGGTACCGACCAGGGCATCGAGGGCCGGAACGTCGCCATCGGCACTGGCAACCTGAACAACAACGCGGGCGCCATCCGGGCCGACCTCAACGCCACGATCACCAGCGGCGGCACGGTCGACAACACGAACGGCCTGATCTCCGCGGGTGACACGCTCAAGATCGTGGACCCCAACGCGGCCACGCCCAGCGCCAAGACCCTGAACCTGATCAACACCGGCGGCACGCTGGTCGCGGACAAGAGCCTGCAGATCGATGCCGCCACCTTCAGCGGTGACGGCCAGCTCGTCTCCGGCCAGGATCTCTCCGTCGCGCTCACGCAGGACATCGTCAACAACGCCGAGGTGATCGCGAATGGCAACCTGAGCTACACCACCACGGGCCACTTCACGAACAACGGCAAGCTGCTCGCGGGCCAGACGCTGACGGTGGTCGGCCACGACATCGACAACACCGCCAATGCAGAGATGTCGGGGACGAACACCACCGTCAACGCCGCCGGCACCTTGACCAACCGCGGGCTGATCGACAGCGCCGGCACCACCCGCCTCAATGCCGGGGCCGTGAACAACGTCGGCACGGGCCGCATCTATGGCAACGACATCTCGATTGCCGCCGGCACGCTGCTCAACGACATCGAGACCCTCGACGGCGTGACCAAGTCGGGGACGATTGCGACGCGCAACACCCTGAACATCGGCGCGGCCACCATCACCAACCGCGAACATGCGCTGATCTTCAGCGGCGGCGATATGGCCATTGGCGGCGCCCTGGATGCCGCCGGCAAGGCCACCGGCCAGGGCGGCACGCTCAACAACCTGAGCGCCACCATCGAATCGCTGGGCAACATGTCGATCTCGATGGCGCAGATCAACAACTGGGACACGCACATCAAGCTGGGGCCGCAGGCCACCACGACGACGCAGGTGGTCAGCGTCGCACCGGTCGGCGGCGGAGGCTTCTACACGCTCGACCAGGTCGTCGTCATTCCCGGCCAGCCCTTCGTGTGGGCGCGCAACCCCGACGGCTCCACCGGCGCCTTGCTGTACAGCAACGGCTACGGCATTTGGACCACCACCTCCACGACCACGGCCGATACCGCCATCAACGCCGATCCGGCCCTCATCTCCTCGGGCGGCGACATGACGCTCGTGGGGGCCGTCTACAACCGGGACAGCCGCATCATTGCCGGCGGCACGCTGACCGCAGCCAACGTCACCAACGAGGCCCTGAAGGGGAACTACCGGACCACCAGCTTCTCGACCGTGGTCAATGACAAGGGACAGCAACAGCCGATTGTTCTCGGGCCGACAAAAAACGGAACGGTCGATGTCGGCGCGTTCGAGTACATCGACCACGTCAACGCCACCAGTGGCTACAACCCGGGCACCGCGGCCACGGGATCCACCGGCGCGAGCGGCGGTGGGGCTGGCAGCGCCACCGGCGGCACCCGCACGGGCACCATCGTCGAGGTGGCCGCCAACGTCGGCGGCGTTGCAGGCGCGGGTGGCGCCGGCGCCGGCGCCTCGGGCGGCGCCAACGGCGGCAGCGGCCAGGCCATCCCGCTGGTGGTGCGCACCAGCACGCCGAACGTGGGCCTTCCCACGGCCAGCCTGTTCAGCCTTCATGCCGGACCTGGCGGTTATCTGGTCGAGACCGATCCGCGCTTTGCGAACTACCGCGCCTGGCTCAGCAGCGACTACCTGCTGAACAGCCTCGGGCTCGATCCGAACCACACGCTCAAGCGGCTGGGTGATGGCTTCTACGAACAGAAGCTCATCCGCGAGCAGGTGGCGCAGCTCACGGGCTACCGCTTCCTGGACGGCTTCAGCAGCGACGAAGACCAGTACACCGCGCTGATGAACGCGGGCGTGACCTTCGCGAAGCAATATGGCCTGCGCCCCGGCGTGGCGCTGACGGCTGCGCAGATGGCGCAGCTCACCAGCGACATCGTCTGGCTGGTCGAGCAGACGGTGACCCTGCCGGACGGCAGCACGCAGCGGGTGCTCGTTCCGCAGGTCTATGTGCGCGTGCGGCCCGGCGATATCGATGGATCGGGGGCGCTGCTGAGTGCGGACGCGACGGTCATCAAGAGTTCGGGCGACCTGGTCAATACCGGGACCATCGCCGGGCGGACGCTCGTGTCGATCAACGCCGAGAACGTCAACAACCTGGCCGGCGGCCGGATCGCGGGCGGCAGCATCGGCATCAACGCGCGCAACGACATCAACAACATCGGTGCCAGCATCACGGCGAGCGACGCTGCGGTGCTGACGGCGGGGCGCGATATCAACGTGCGGACGACGACGGCTTCCGGCGCCACCGGCAACAGCAATATCGACCGGGTGGCCGGCGTGTATGTGGCCAACCCCGGTGGCGTGCTCATTGCGTCCGCAGGCCGTGACGTCAACCTGGTCGGTGCCGCACTGACCAGTGCGGGCGCCGCATCGGTGGGCGCGGGCCGCAACATCAACCTGGGCACGGTCACCGAGTCGAGCACCGCGTCCGCCCTCGGGCAGGGGATCGCGGGTCTGGCCAGCCAGAGCCGCGAGGTCGGCTCGGTCATCCAGGGGCAGGACAACGTGCGCCTGGCGGCCGGCAACGACATCAACATCCGTGCCGGCGCTGTCGCCAGTGTCGATGGCGCCTTGATTGCCACCGCGAAGAACGACATCAACCTCACGGCGGGGCAGTCCACGACCAGCGTTTCGACAGCCACGCAGAAGTCCTCCAAGAGCCTGTTCAAGAAGAGCAGTTCCAGCACCTTCGACAGCACCAGCACCACGGACGTGCTCTCCAGCAGCCTGAGCGGCAAGACCGTGGCTGTCGTGGCAGGCAACGACATCAACCTCCAGGCCGCGCAACTCCATTCCGACGAGGCCATGGGGCTGTCGGCTGGCCGCGACATCAATCTCACCACGGCCAACCGGACGAACCAGGAGATGCATGCCGCGCAAAGTCGAAGCAGCGGCACGGTCTTCGGTCAGGCCCTCGCCGGCGCCACATTCGCCGGAGATGCGACCGCGATCGCCATTGCGGGCAACAAGAAGTCCTCCAATCATGCTGAAGCCAGCATCAGCACCCAGGCCATCGGTACCAGTATTTCGGCCGGTAGCCTACAGACCGTGAGCGGGCGCGACACCACCTTGCAGGGAGCCACGGTCGTCACAGACAACGACATCACGATGATGTCCGGGCGCAACCTCACCATCGAGAGCGCACAGAACACCCGCGTCGAGACCAGCTACGACGCCAACGGCAAGTCCGGGATGGTGGGCACCTGGTACAACCCGGCCATCGGTAACGTCAAGGGCTCCCAGGCGAGCGCAACCGCCAGCACGACCCAGCAGGCCAGCCAGGTCGCCAGCCTCGCAGGCAACGTGACCTTGGTGGCGGGCAATGAATACCGGCAGATGGCCAGCAGCATCATGGCTGCCGGGCAGGCGGGGCCGCTTGTCGGCGGTGACGTCAACATCCTCGCGAAGAACGTCGTCATTAACGAGGCCTACAACACCACGCAAACGGTCACTCTCGACAAGAGCTCCAGCACCATCGTGGGCGGCAGCGCCAGCTTCATGGGTGTCAGCACTGACACGCTGAAGGGCGCCTCCAGCACGATCAAGGCCATGGGCGATACCGGCGATGGCCGGATGCAGGCCCTGGGTGCCGTCAATCTGGCCATGAGCGGCAAACAGGCGTATGACGCGGCCCAGGCCATTGGCGGCACGGGACAACTGAGCTACGGCGTGAGCGTGAACGTCAGCCGCAACACCAGCCAGAGCCAGAGTTTCACGAACAGCAGCGAGGCCGTGGGTTCCAGCGTGGTGGGCGCGAACAACGTCAACATCGTGGCAACGGGGGGCGGCAAGGGCTCCAACATCCAGGCGATCGGCTCCACCATCGCAGCGGGCAACACCGTCAATCTGGCGGCAGACAACGATGTGATATTGGAGGCCAGCCGCAACACCAGCCTGACGGCCGGCCGGAACGAGAGCCATGGGGCCAACGTTGGTGTCACCTTCGGCGCAGGCGCGCAGAACGGCTTCAGCATTCAGCTCGGGGTAAGCAACGGCAAGGGCAAGAACGACCAGAACGACGTCAGCTACAACGCCACCCAGGTCAGCGGCGGCAAGGCCGTCAACATCAATTCGGGTGGTGACCTCAACATGCGCGGGGCCACGGTCGAGGCCAATCGCGTCACGGCCGATGTCGGCGGCAATTTGAATATCGAGAGCCTGCAGGACATAAGCGTGGGCCAGTCGCGCCAGAGCAGTTCGGGCTTCAATGTGAGCCTGTGCATTCCGCCGATCTGTTATGGCGTGGTTGCAACGGTCGGCGCCAGCGCGGCCGGGGCCAAGGCCAATGGGGTCTTCGTCAGCCCGGCCGTGCAGTCGGGTATCAAGGCCGGGGACGGCGGTTTCGATGTGAAGGTCGCGGGCAATACGGACCTGAAGGGTGCAGTGATCGAGAGCACCCAGGCGGCCATCGATGCGGGCAAGAACAGCTTCAGCACCGGCGGTGCACTGACGATGAGCGACCTGCAGAACGTGAGCCAGTCGAGTGGCAGCAGCTACTCGGTCAGTGGCAGCGTGGGCGTCGGGTACACCGAGGCGCCGAAAGCCGCGACGGACGCCGCACCGGCTAAAGAGATGTACTCGGCATGGTCCGGCCCGAACAGCCGCCCCGGTGGCGGTGCGGGCGTGGGCAGCGTCAGCGGCAGCAATCAGAACAGCGTCACGAGGTCCGGCATCTCCGGCATTGCGGGCGATCAGAGTGTGAGGACAGACAACAACGCCAGCGCAGGCACGTTGATCAAGGACTGGAATACGCAGACCATCATCAAGGATGTGCAGGCGCAGGCGCAACTCTCGGCGCAGTTTGGACAGAACGCAAGCAAGGCGGTTGGCGAGTACGCCAACGGCAAGATGAAAGAGGCCAGCGATTTGTACGACCGGGCGGCTGGAGAAGCCGACCCAGAGAAGAAGGCCGCACTGTATGCGCAGGCTGACCAGCTGGAAAACAACTGGAAGGAGGGCGGCGCCTATCGCATCGCGGCGCACGCTGCCGTCGGCGGCCTGACAGGCGGGGCCGGGGGAGCCGCCGGTGCGGCTGCGTCCAGCATTGCCATTCCCGCGATTGGAGAACAGATCGCGAACCTTGATTTGCCTGTGCCAATCAAGCAGGCCTTGGTGATGGCGACGGGCGCAGCGATCGGTGCGGCAGCGGGAGGGACAGCAGGCGCCGCAGGTGCCTTCAACGAAACGTCGAACAACTATCTGACAGCTACCGATCTGCGCAATCGACAGCAGAAGATTGACGGCTGTCGTGCGAGAAAGGACCCTGCCTGCGAGGTCGACGTACTGCGCGCCTATGACCTCAGGAGCGCCGTAAACACCGGTGAGTTGAAGGGATCATCCCTCATCGAAAAGATGGGGCTGGAGAGTGTTCGCGCCGGCTTGGAGCAACTGTTGCTCGACCCTGCAGCCAACGACGAAACGAAAGTCCAGGCCCGCCGTAGCCTCAAGGAGGTCAATACAGCGATCAACGTGATCGACAAAGCGCCCGTTCTGAAGGACGCAGCGGCGGTGGGGCTGATTGCCGTGGATGTGGCCACCCTTGGAGAGCTTGCCATCGCAAAGGCTCTGACCACAGGCATCGTCAAAGAGTTCGTTCTGAGTCGGACAGGCAAAGCGATTTCTGATGATGCTGCCGCTCGGATTGCGAACAATTTCTACAGAGATGGAACGGCATCTCCTCAAGCGCTAGCCACGACAAGCGGGACGATCATCCAACCTAATCCTTCGAAGACAACCACAGTCCTTGGCACTTTCCGCGATGATATGGACAACATCATCAATACCCAAATGCAAATTCCAAGCTTGCCGAATTTTGCCGCCCCAAAACCAGGGGGATTCAATGTATTAAATGTTCCAGGCGATGTTTTTGAGCAAATGAACAAGATAAGTCCAACGGCCTTTTGGGACCAAGTCAACAAACCATTTTTAGATGCGGCAATAGCGCGTGGTGATGATATCGTGCTCGCCACGGCTCCGGATCCAACCAAGGCCTGGAATATGTTCAAGCCCGATGGAAGCCTCACGGGTTTTGGGCGCGAGGTTCAGTACTTGCAGGGCAACGGATATACGTATAACGCCTTTACGGGGAAAATGGTGAGGCCATGA